A part of Verrucomicrobium sp. genomic DNA contains:
- a CDS encoding DUF1656 domain-containing protein, with the protein MKEIDFFGVYLPPFFGFLVLALLAFLPISVFLDGSRLETWAWHPALFKLATFLLLLSLVGLVIGML; encoded by the coding sequence ATGAAGGAAATCGACTTCTTCGGCGTTTATCTGCCGCCCTTCTTTGGGTTCCTGGTCCTGGCTTTGCTGGCCTTCCTGCCGATCTCGGTCTTTTTGGATGGAAGCCGCCTGGAGACGTGGGCCTGGCACCCGGCTCTTTTCAAGTTGGCGACGTTTCTCCTTCTGCTCTCCCTGGTCGGGCTGGTAATCGGAATGTTATGA
- a CDS encoding HlyD family secretion protein produces MKRWSDYDPALLRRVGVTGGAVLLAVLAVGLLWWSYMLRPWTRDGRVRAEIVAVAAEIPGKVTEVRVADNQFVHKGDVLFVVDPEDYRLQLAQAEATCEARRQQMEIRQADAARRRQLSVEAVSQEERETAESEAAVAAAAYAEAQASLATARLHMRRTEVLAPANGYVTNFHLRVGDYATPGQAKMSVIDSDSFWIAGYFEETKIPRIREGDGATIRLMGVGDPLEGHVESISRGIVDANAGLGQGLAEVNPVFNWVRLAQRIPVRIIIDRVPSGVILAAGMTCTVSVHHRRHS; encoded by the coding sequence ATGAAACGATGGTCCGACTACGATCCGGCTCTGCTCCGCCGCGTGGGAGTCACGGGTGGCGCGGTGCTCCTGGCCGTGCTGGCCGTTGGCCTTCTGTGGTGGAGCTACATGCTCCGCCCCTGGACGCGCGACGGGCGCGTGCGGGCGGAAATCGTGGCCGTGGCGGCCGAAATTCCGGGAAAGGTGACGGAGGTGCGCGTGGCGGACAACCAGTTCGTCCATAAAGGGGACGTCCTCTTCGTCGTCGATCCGGAGGATTACCGGCTGCAGCTGGCGCAGGCGGAGGCGACCTGTGAAGCCCGCCGCCAGCAGATGGAGATCCGCCAGGCCGACGCCGCGCGGCGGCGGCAGCTCAGCGTGGAAGCGGTCTCCCAGGAGGAGCGGGAGACCGCGGAATCGGAGGCCGCCGTGGCCGCCGCCGCGTATGCGGAGGCCCAGGCCTCCCTGGCCACCGCCCGCCTGCACATGCGGCGGACGGAGGTCCTGGCCCCTGCCAACGGCTACGTCACCAATTTCCACCTGCGCGTGGGCGATTACGCCACCCCCGGGCAGGCGAAGATGTCGGTCATCGACTCCGATTCATTTTGGATCGCCGGCTATTTCGAGGAGACGAAGATCCCCCGCATCCGGGAAGGGGACGGCGCCACCATCCGCCTGATGGGCGTGGGCGACCCGCTGGAAGGGCACGTGGAAAGCATCAGCCGCGGCATTGTCGACGCCAATGCGGGGCTGGGCCAGGGGCTGGCGGAGGTCAATCCGGTCTTCAACTGGGTCCGCCTGGCCCAGCGCATCCCCGTCCGCATCATCATCGACCGCGTGCCGTCCGGCGTGATTCTGGCCGCCGGCATGACCTGCACGGTTTCCGTGCATCACCGCCGCCATTCATGA
- a CDS encoding efflux transporter outer membrane subunit encodes MKTRLAGLFLSLWLAGCAVGPDYHRPTVDMPPDWGWKIAEPADDRIKPDWWTSFGDPVLNDLETRAGKANQQVLAALSRIDGARATARIAKSEFFPELSLDPSAKRYKTPPTVVPQNFTANTFTVPLDLSYEIDLWGRVRRSYEGAQARAQASVADYYNVLLSLRGEVAIQYFLLRQMDAQQEIFERVAALRQKEAELKEERFRGGLIAGSELDRARTQWKLAKSQAVEAARQREELQSGLALLCGEAAPSFRIPPATSLGAVPRIPVGLPASLLERRPDVARAERKMQAANADIGVAYAAYFPALSLTGDAGYSSFKAGSLLDWENRLFQIGPSATLPLLNGGRIAAGVSSARAAYQATCADYRQTVLAALRDVTDALDDLHHYEEQASLLREATTDAAATEDLSRRNFQGGVTNYLQVTEAEGGRLQARLEGVRAEAMERIASVRLFKALGGGFQSGS; translated from the coding sequence ATGAAAACCCGTCTTGCCGGCCTGTTCCTTTCCCTGTGGCTGGCGGGTTGCGCCGTGGGGCCGGACTACCACCGGCCCACCGTGGACATGCCGCCGGACTGGGGCTGGAAGATAGCGGAGCCCGCCGACGACCGGATCAAGCCCGACTGGTGGACCTCTTTCGGCGATCCGGTCCTGAACGATTTGGAGACGCGCGCGGGCAAGGCCAACCAGCAGGTCCTGGCCGCCCTCTCCCGCATCGACGGAGCCCGCGCCACGGCCCGCATCGCCAAGTCGGAGTTCTTCCCCGAGCTGAGCCTGGACCCTTCCGCGAAGCGTTACAAAACGCCTCCCACCGTGGTGCCGCAGAATTTCACCGCCAACACCTTCACCGTTCCCCTGGATTTGAGCTATGAGATCGACCTCTGGGGGCGGGTCCGTCGTTCCTACGAGGGGGCCCAGGCCCGGGCGCAGGCCAGCGTGGCCGATTACTACAACGTGCTCCTTTCCCTGCGCGGGGAGGTGGCCATCCAGTATTTTCTCCTGCGGCAAATGGACGCCCAGCAGGAGATCTTTGAGCGTGTCGCCGCCCTGCGGCAAAAGGAGGCCGAGCTGAAGGAGGAGCGCTTCCGCGGCGGCCTGATCGCCGGCTCCGAGCTGGACCGGGCCCGTACGCAGTGGAAGCTGGCCAAGAGCCAGGCCGTGGAGGCGGCGCGCCAGCGGGAGGAGCTCCAGAGCGGCTTGGCTCTCCTGTGCGGGGAGGCGGCTCCTTCCTTCCGCATCCCTCCGGCGACCTCCCTCGGCGCTGTGCCCCGGATTCCCGTGGGGCTGCCCGCTTCCCTTCTGGAGCGGCGGCCGGACGTGGCGCGGGCGGAGCGGAAGATGCAGGCGGCCAATGCCGACATCGGCGTGGCCTACGCCGCCTATTTCCCCGCCTTGAGCCTGACGGGGGACGCGGGCTATTCCAGCTTCAAGGCGGGCAGCCTGCTGGATTGGGAGAACCGCCTCTTCCAGATCGGGCCCAGCGCGACGCTGCCCCTGCTCAACGGCGGCCGGATCGCCGCGGGGGTCAGCAGCGCCCGGGCCGCCTACCAGGCCACCTGCGCCGATTACCGGCAGACCGTCCTGGCCGCGCTGCGGGACGTGACGGACGCGCTGGACGACCTGCACCATTATGAGGAACAGGCCTCCCTCCTGCGCGAAGCGACGACCGATGCCGCGGCGACGGAGGATCTCTCCCGCCGAAATTTCCAGGGCGGCGTGACGAATTACCTCCAGGTCACGGAGGCGGAGGGCGGGCGCCTGCAGGCCCGGCTGGAAGGGGTGCGGGCGGAGGCGATGGAGCGCATTGCCTCCGTACGCCTGTTTAAGGCGCTGGGCGGGGGCTTCCAGTCCGGATCTTAA
- a CDS encoding LysR substrate-binding domain-containing protein, producing the protein MERIQTRELEYFLAVAEELSFVKAARRLHLSQPPLSRHIQILEGKLGTSLLKRDTRNVSLTPEGALFAEQAREILQQMDRAVESVSRARKGQVDRLRIGFVGALLEEKMPNLLRRFHQSHPECQLQLFEMDAAQQLEALQEKKIDGAFIGTAPARLPAKLDMIPWKTAPLYIVLAGDHPLAKRREITLESVAHEPWIVLAASSAPAFHSYFLDLCSKSGFRPRITTEVRRYPEAMAMVAVGEGVCLAADTVLRLAPRDVVFRPLKPARTLNHVFVFHKNERPPMLDGLIAELRAAKAGDYSGRTNPKRSTRSAA; encoded by the coding sequence ATGGAACGCATCCAAACGCGTGAGCTGGAATACTTCCTGGCCGTGGCCGAAGAACTGAGCTTCGTCAAGGCCGCCCGGCGCCTCCATCTTTCCCAGCCGCCCCTTTCCCGCCACATCCAGATCCTGGAAGGCAAGCTGGGAACATCCCTGCTGAAACGGGACACCCGCAACGTGAGCCTCACGCCGGAAGGAGCCCTTTTCGCCGAGCAGGCGCGGGAAATTCTCCAGCAAATGGACCGGGCGGTCGAATCGGTCTCCCGCGCGCGGAAAGGCCAGGTCGACCGCCTGCGCATCGGATTCGTCGGCGCGCTCCTGGAAGAGAAAATGCCCAACCTCCTCCGCCGTTTCCACCAGAGCCATCCGGAATGCCAGCTTCAGCTCTTTGAGATGGACGCCGCACAGCAGCTGGAAGCCCTGCAAGAAAAGAAGATCGACGGGGCCTTCATCGGCACCGCCCCCGCCCGGCTCCCCGCCAAGCTGGACATGATCCCCTGGAAGACCGCGCCGCTCTACATCGTCCTGGCCGGCGACCATCCCCTGGCCAAACGCCGGGAAATTACCCTGGAGAGCGTCGCCCATGAACCGTGGATCGTCCTGGCGGCCTCCTCCGCTCCGGCCTTTCACTCCTACTTCCTCGACCTCTGCTCGAAAAGCGGATTCCGCCCCCGCATCACCACCGAAGTGCGCCGCTACCCGGAAGCCATGGCCATGGTGGCCGTCGGCGAGGGAGTCTGCCTGGCCGCCGACACCGTCCTGCGCCTGGCCCCCCGAGACGTCGTCTTTCGCCCCCTGAAGCCCGCGCGCACGCTCAATCACGTCTTCGTATTTCACAAAAATGAAAGGCCGCCCATGCTCGACGGGTTAATCGCCGAGCTACGGGCGGCCAAGGCCGGGGACTACTCCGGCCGTACCAACCCAAAGCGCTCCACCCGGAGCGCGGCCTGA
- a CDS encoding FUSC family protein, translating to MDRNQNLSMQAAFPLVFLEEVKSLLPSRQAVFFALQMVGATALALFLAYVLQLESPGTAALTVWIVGNPALGPTLSKSFHRMIGTLVGATAAVTIMALFAQAPGFFITALALWIGLGAGVGTLLRNFRSYGSILAGYTAAMVCMGVLDHPLSVFHFALTRASAVIVGIACGTLVPLLFAPRRAYQEAWMRMREAAQAVLRHADRAVHLDGLGSNLEARLFADVMALETAIEFAAVESPGFRPHEQQARETVAALIGLATEAAALGHDLSLRPASALQPLLRDMEALFRDFPFEGGGEELEALRSRINALRGRLEGAASSGVSALTMRRLRELLACFGAAAENWVGARFFPAHRRPARPAFHPNYPLALRNGIRAFLGTLGAGCFWIWSTWPAAANFVVLVSIVSSLFAVAGVPTAVVGQVLKGGLWGVLAAFLCSFFFMQQVDGFPLLVLCLAPFLMFAGLLIFSPATSIMGAGFSILFFLLLPLNNPSHYDLIGFLNNTMAVVGGIVWGLLIYHLIPPPDSLSVRGYLEGEVRRDLERLASAPRPMTVDAWRHTMFDRLHLLHKAGAPLEGPLAALHVGIHILRLRALQEAAGKEGSRLRPALEAFRAPAGRVERLRAAGDGLGVLASEGEAWEEAAERVEESALMLERETSFFRLA from the coding sequence GTGGACCGCAACCAAAACCTTTCCATGCAGGCCGCGTTCCCCCTGGTCTTTCTTGAAGAGGTCAAGAGCCTCCTGCCCTCCCGGCAGGCGGTTTTCTTCGCCTTGCAAATGGTGGGGGCGACGGCGCTGGCGCTATTCCTGGCCTACGTCCTGCAATTGGAATCTCCGGGAACGGCCGCGTTGACGGTGTGGATCGTGGGGAATCCGGCCTTGGGGCCGACGCTTTCCAAGAGTTTTCACCGCATGATCGGCACGCTGGTCGGCGCGACGGCGGCGGTGACGATCATGGCGCTTTTCGCGCAGGCGCCCGGCTTTTTCATTACGGCCCTGGCGCTTTGGATCGGCCTGGGCGCGGGGGTGGGGACGCTCCTTAGGAATTTCCGAAGCTATGGCTCCATTCTGGCGGGCTACACGGCGGCGATGGTCTGCATGGGGGTGTTGGACCATCCCCTCTCGGTTTTTCACTTCGCGCTGACGCGCGCTTCGGCGGTGATCGTGGGGATCGCCTGCGGTACGCTGGTGCCTCTTCTCTTTGCTCCCCGGCGGGCCTATCAGGAGGCCTGGATGCGGATGCGGGAGGCGGCCCAGGCCGTCCTGCGGCACGCGGACCGCGCCGTCCATCTGGACGGACTGGGATCCAACCTGGAAGCCCGCCTTTTTGCCGATGTGATGGCGCTGGAAACGGCCATTGAATTTGCCGCGGTAGAATCGCCGGGTTTCCGCCCTCATGAGCAGCAGGCCCGTGAAACGGTGGCGGCGCTCATCGGCCTGGCTACGGAGGCCGCGGCCCTGGGGCACGACCTGAGCCTCCGCCCGGCTTCGGCCTTGCAGCCGCTATTGCGGGATATGGAGGCGCTTTTCCGGGATTTTCCTTTTGAAGGGGGCGGGGAGGAGCTGGAGGCCTTGCGGAGCCGGATCAACGCCCTGCGCGGGCGCCTGGAGGGCGCGGCCTCTTCGGGGGTGTCCGCGCTTACCATGCGGCGGCTGCGGGAACTTCTGGCCTGTTTCGGCGCGGCGGCGGAAAATTGGGTCGGCGCGCGATTTTTCCCGGCGCATCGCCGCCCGGCCCGGCCCGCGTTCCATCCGAATTATCCCTTGGCTTTGCGCAATGGCATCCGGGCTTTCCTGGGCACGTTGGGAGCGGGTTGTTTCTGGATTTGGTCGACCTGGCCGGCAGCGGCAAATTTCGTCGTGCTTGTCTCGATCGTCTCCAGCCTTTTTGCCGTCGCGGGAGTGCCCACGGCCGTTGTCGGGCAGGTGCTTAAAGGGGGGCTTTGGGGTGTTTTGGCCGCTTTCCTGTGCTCTTTTTTCTTCATGCAGCAGGTCGACGGTTTCCCGCTCTTGGTGCTGTGCCTGGCGCCATTTCTTATGTTCGCGGGCTTGCTGATCTTTTCTCCCGCCACTTCCATCATGGGAGCGGGATTCAGCATCCTCTTTTTCCTGCTGCTGCCGCTCAATAACCCGAGCCATTACGATTTGATCGGCTTTTTGAACAATACCATGGCCGTGGTGGGGGGGATTGTCTGGGGGCTGCTGATTTACCATCTGATTCCGCCGCCGGATTCCCTTTCCGTCCGCGGTTATCTGGAAGGGGAGGTGCGGCGGGACCTGGAAAGACTGGCTTCCGCCCCCCGGCCGATGACCGTCGACGCGTGGCGGCACACGATGTTTGACCGCCTGCACCTCCTGCATAAGGCGGGGGCTCCGTTGGAGGGGCCGCTGGCCGCTCTGCACGTGGGCATTCACATCCTCCGGCTCCGCGCGCTGCAGGAAGCGGCGGGAAAGGAGGGCTCGCGCCTGCGGCCTGCCTTGGAAGCTTTCCGCGCGCCCGCGGGAAGGGTGGAGCGCCTGCGCGCCGCGGGGGACGGGCTGGGAGTCCTGGCTTCCGAAGGAGAAGCATGGGAGGAGGCGGCCGAACGGGTGGAGGAGTCGGCGCTTATGCTGGAGCGGGAAACTTCCTTCTTCCGCCTTGCTTAA
- a CDS encoding DNA-binding protein, with product MISPALSRRAWLTGAGLAACGYLAAGHAEAAPAGYVTPGGTVTPGLAPGLRSRVLTTYPDGTKDYLLAFGKGDEVFSGLTEFAEKEGLHAARLQAIGAFRSARFAWFDAARKAYREVPVNEQVEVCSLLGDIGLAGEKPQVHVHGVIGLPDGTTRGGHLLEAHAWPTLELFLTAWPKALVKKRDEETGLSLFDPTL from the coding sequence ATGATCTCCCCTGCCCTTTCCCGCCGGGCCTGGCTCACCGGCGCCGGCCTGGCCGCCTGCGGCTATCTGGCCGCCGGCCATGCCGAAGCCGCCCCGGCCGGCTACGTCACACCGGGAGGAACCGTCACCCCGGGCCTGGCCCCCGGCCTGCGCTCCCGCGTGCTGACCACCTATCCGGACGGAACCAAGGACTATCTCCTGGCCTTCGGCAAGGGAGACGAGGTCTTTTCCGGCCTCACCGAATTCGCCGAAAAAGAAGGCCTCCACGCCGCCCGCCTCCAGGCCATCGGCGCATTCCGCAGCGCCCGATTCGCCTGGTTCGACGCGGCGCGCAAAGCCTACCGGGAAGTCCCCGTGAACGAGCAAGTGGAGGTCTGCTCCCTCCTGGGAGACATTGGCCTGGCGGGGGAAAAGCCCCAAGTCCATGTCCATGGCGTCATCGGCCTGCCTGACGGCACGACCCGCGGCGGCCACCTCCTGGAAGCCCATGCCTGGCCCACCCTGGAGCTTTTCCTCACCGCGTGGCCCAAAGCCCTGGTAAAAAAGCGCGACGAGGAAACCGGCCTCTCCCTTTTCGACCCCACCTTATGA